Proteins from a genomic interval of Nematostella vectensis chromosome 5, jaNemVect1.1, whole genome shotgun sequence:
- the LOC5508743 gene encoding uncharacterized protein LOC5508743: MFGFIRQHPVITGLAVAGISAAAAYYFRKSLVSPFYGEEESGEDEDTEGGEKGGEASKTTPDTPVSASGPQMEAPPAVPVEAAAAPRPRRSGPQQDNFGGFRKGFLDGKRF; this comes from the exons CAGCACCCCGTCATCACGGGTCTGGCGGTCGCCGGCATTTCGGCGGCTGCCGCGTACTATTTTCGCAAATCATTAGTCAGCCCATTTTATGGAGAGGAG GAGAGTGGTGAGGATGAGGACACAGAAGGTGGTGAGAAGGGCGGTGAAGCAAGCAAGACAACCCCGGACACGCCCGTCTCTGCGTCTGGACCCCAGATGGAGGCACCTCCAGCGGTCCCCGTAGAGGCAGCAGCAGCACCACGCCCAAGAAGGAGCGGACCCCAACAGGACAACTTTGGCGGCTTCCGCAAAGGGTTCCTCGACGGCAAGAGATTCTAA
- the LOC116615690 gene encoding uncharacterized protein LOC116615690, whose protein sequence is MFGFIRQHPVITGLAVAGISAAVAYYFRKSLLSTFYGEEESGEDEGTEGDEEGGEASKTTPDTPVSASGPQMEAPPVVPVEAAAAPRPRRSGPQQDNFGGFRKGFLDGKRF, encoded by the exons ATGTTCGGGTTCATCCGTCAGCACCCCGTCATCACGGGTCTGGCGGTCGCCGGCATTTCGGCGGCTGTCGCGTACTATTTTCGCAAATCATTACTCAGCACATTTTATGGAGAGGAG GAGAGTGGTGAGGATGAGGGCACAGAAGGTGATGAGGAGGGCGGTGAAGCAAGCAAGACAACCCCGGACACGCCCGTCTCTGCGTCTGGACCCCAGATGGAGGCACCTCCCGTGGTCCCCGTAGAGGCAGCAGCAGCACCACGCCCAAGAAGGAGCGGACCCCAACAGGACAACTTTGGCGGCTTCCGCAAAGGGTTCCTCGACGGCAAGAGATTCTAA
- the LOC116615671 gene encoding uncharacterized protein LOC116615671, with the protein MFGFIRQHPVITGLAVAGISAAAAYYFRKSLVSTFYGEEESGEDEGTEGDEMGGEASKTTPDTPVSASGPQMEAPPAVPVEAAAPSRPRRSGPQQDNFGGFRKGFLDGKRF; encoded by the exons ATGTTCGGGTTCATCCGTCAGCACCCCGTCATCACGGGTCTGGCGGTCGCCGGCATTTCGGCGGCTGCCGCGTACTATTTTCGCAAATCATTAGTCAGCACATTTTATGGAGAGGAG GAGAGTGGTGAGGATGAGGGCACAGAAGGTGATGAAATGGGCGGTGAAGCAAGCAAGACAACCCCGGACACGCCCGTCTCTGCGTCTGGACCCCAGATGGAGGCACCTCCCGCGGTCCCCGTAGAGGCAGCAGCACCATCACGCCCAAGAAGGAGCGGACCCCAACAGGACAACTTTGGCGGCTTCCGCAAAGGGTTCCTCGACGGCAAGAGATTCTAA
- the LOC5508753 gene encoding kinetochore protein Nuf2-A, with amino-acid sequence MASTKLPIPHVSVEDAVAFFKVVFGDQMVLTEEDLRKPQYPKLKKFYSNLLVSQLGISHEQISQPHFGSMQVFSYPELHEESASLFTLTMNLQRFMYACGIRDFTVEDLLSPQPKRTLLCIGAVVNFLKFRSCRNHVYEKCLEEKENIEESHHHLSDKNAEMRQKIMVLREKLQVEELQVEQMRPEIEARKATIAELNREQAAEAKRYSDSKARHAESTAKKAELLVCLAGMKEQSESLKSKIVKSPERLKGEISRLKGSVQAISQCINEKSNRNNELANQYEGALQLKEDMKNALKLLNGIEAELAKQREHSAHLEECQDKSLTMKETLKDLTVKLQHLKRQLASHQEKSTRYTRQHEKKVAALKEQMQQSKAEEARYVQNNVEELIMTAKNIDNKIQEIVQMVDEKENEHDQEMTAMREAYSQMLDQLDQYHVTLNRAWGKLVQYTST; translated from the exons atGGCTAGTACAAAGCTCCCTATTCCTCATGTCAGTGTAGAAGATGCtgttgctttttttaaagttgtATTTGGAGATCAGATGGTGTTAACAGAGGAGGACTTGCGGAAACCTCAG TACCCAAAGCTGAAAAAGTTCTATTCCAATTTGTTGGTGAGCCAGTTAGGAATATCACATGAGCAAATTAGCCAG CCCCATTTTGGCTCTATGCAAGTCTTCAGCTACCCTGAATTACATGAGGAAAGTGCAAGTCTGTTTACTTTAACCATGAATTT GCAGCGTTTTATGTATGCTTGTGGTATTCGGGACTTCACAGTAGAAGATTTGCTTTCACCCC AACCCAAAAGAACTCTTCTTTGCATTGG TGCTGTTGTCAACTTTCTAAAGTTCAGAAGTTGCCGAAATCATGTATACGAGAAGTGCTTGGAAGAAAAG GAGAACATTGAGGAGAGTCATCACCACCTTTCAGACAAAAATGCTGAGAtgagacaaaaaataatggtcttgag GGAGAAATTGCAAGTGGAGGAACTCCAAGTTGAACAG ATGAGACCTGAAATAGAGGCTCGTAAAGCAACCATTGCAGAGTTAAACAGAGAACAG GCTGCTGAAGCAAAGAGGTACAGTGACAGCAAAGCAAGACATGCTGAGTCAACAGCCAAGAAG GCTGAGTTGCTTGTGTGTCTCGCTGGAATGAAAGAACAGAGCGAGAGCTTGAAGTCCAAGATTGTCAAATCACCTGAAAGACTCAAGGGT GAAATCAGTCGACTGAAGGGAAGTGTTCAAGCGATCAGCCAGTGCATCAACGAGAAGAGCAATAGAAATAATGAACTCGCTAACCAATACGAGGGTGCACTTCAACTCAAAGAG GATATGAAAAATGCCCTGAAGCTGTTGAACGGAATTGAAGCTGAGCTTGCAAAACAACG AGAGCACTCAGCACACCTGGAGGAATGCCAAGACAAAAGCCTGACAATGAAGGAGACCCTCAAGGACCTCACCGTTAAGCTACAG CACTTGAAGCGTCAACTAGCGTCGCACCAGGAGAAGTCCACACGATACACCCGGCAGCACGAGAAGAAGGTGGCGGCCTTGAAGGAGCAAATGCAGCAATCAAAAGC GGAGGAGGCACGGTACGTACAGAATAATGTGGAAGAACTGATCATGACGGCCAAGAACATCGATAACAAGATCCAAGAGATCGTCCAAATG GTGGATGAGAAGGAAAACGAGCACGACCAAGAAATGACCGCCATGAGGGAGGCTTACTCCCAGATGTTGGACCAG CTGGACCAGTACCATGTGACTTTAAACAGAGCATGGGGGAAACTTGTACAGTACACATCCACATAA